The genomic window GATGACGGCGCTCAGGATCGCACCGATCGTGCCCAGCGCGCTGATCATCGCGTTCGCGCGGACAAGCTGGTCGTCGCGGATCAGCGTCGGCACCATCGCCTGGCGGGCCGGCGAGAAGAACGCGGCAAACGCGCCGGCCAGCGCCAACGGCAGCGTGATCGCAAAGTCGCCCAGCCCCAGCCCCAACAGGTATGGCAGCGTGAAAGGCAACGTGCCCATGATCACGGCGCGAACGAGGTCCGCCGCGATCATCGTCCACTTGCGGCTGAAACGGTCCGCCCACCACCCGGCCAGCGGGCCGAACACGACGAAGGGCGCGAAAAAGCAAAACGTCATCAGCGCCTGCACGCGCGTGATGTCATCGCGTTCGAATCCGCCGGACTCGGACAGCAGCGCCATCTCGCTCAGATGGTCGCCGAGCGCGCTGATCCCGTACGCCGCCCACAACAGGACGAAGTTGGGGTTCTGGACCAGCCAGTCCGGCAAACGCCGCTCGGGTCGCGACGGGGTCGACATAGGCACTCGCGTCGGGCAGGAGTCAGTGCACAGCGCCGGGAAAAACTGTATGCAGTCCCGGCGCGGACGTAAAGCGCGCGCTGCCGCCACGGAGCCGCGGTGCGGTACAATGGATGCGGCCACAACTTCGGACAGCCACAGGAGGACCGCACATGCCGTGTCACACACCGGGTCGGTCGGGTTTGGTGCTGTGCCTGCTGGCGGCCATCCTCGCCGGCTGCGACAGCGCCCCGCCGCCGGCCGGCCGCGTACCGCAAAGCAGCCCGGCCACCGAACCCGGCCGCCCCGCCGTCCCGGAGAAACCCGCGGCCAGCGTCCCGGTCACGACGCCTCCCGCGGCCAGCGTCCCGGCGACGACCCAGCCACCCGCCAGCGTGCCCGCCGCGACACAGCCCGTCGCACCGGAACCGGAGCTGCCGGACTACGTGGAAATCCTGGAGCGCTTCGACCCGCAACGGCCGGCCAGCGTCACCGTCCACGCGGAGGCCAGCAACCGGCTGGTCGTCCTGACGCGCAACGTCCGGCGCATGCGGATCGACCGCGAGCGCGTGCCCCTCGATCGCCGGCGGAGCATTTCCCTGCAACTCGACGGGCAAGGCATGGAATGGCTCGCCCGCTCGCCCGTGGACGAGTTCATCCGCTCCGTCAACGGCCCCTGGGATGTGGCCAAACCGGACAAACGCTGAGCATGTCGGACGCGGCGGCGCAGTATGTCTCGCGGGCGGGGCTCAAGCTCGCGGCGGCCCTGCAGGCGTTCAAGCTGGACGTGCGTGACTGGGTCTGCACGGACTTCGGCAGCCATGTCGGCGGCTTCGTCGATTGCCTGCTGCAGCACGGCGCAGCGAAGGTGTACGCCGTCGAGCCGGGCTATGGGGTCCTCGATTATCGCCTGCGCCGCGACCCGCGCGTCGTGACGTGTGAGCGCACGAACGCCCTGCACTACGTCTGCCCAGAGCCCTGCGCGCTGGTGACGATCGACGTGGGCTGGACGCCGCAGCGGCTGATCCTGCCCGCGGCGCGCCGCTGCCTGCAGCCCGGCACCGGCTGCGTCGTCACGTTGATCAAGCCGCAGTACGAGGCCCCGTCCGAATGGCTGTACGCTGGCGTGCTGCCGCCGGAGCGTCAGGATGACACGTTGGCGACCTGCCGGGCGGACATTCGGGGCTTGGGGTGGGAGATCGCAGGCGAGCTCGAGAGCCCGCTCCGGGGGCAGGGCGGGAACACCGAGTATCTGTGGTGGTTGCGGGGTGCATGACGGGCCGCAATCCGCCGCGGCACCGCTGGCGCCCCGCCGGCGTTCGGTTACACTCTGTCGTCATGTCGTCGACCGCGACCGCGGATTCGTTCCGTCGCCTGCTGGTGGTGATCCCGAACTGGGTGGGCGACGTCGTGCTGGCCACGCCGGTGCTGGCGGCGTTGCGCGCCCGGTACACCCATGCCCGCATCACGTACCTGATGCGGCGTTACGTGGCGGAGATCGTGGACGGCGGCGGCTGGCACGATGCGGCCGTGCACTGGCCCGAAGGACGTGGGCTCACGCGCGAAGTACGAACACTGCGGTTGGCGGGCCGGCTGAACCGCGAGCGGTTCGAGGTCGCGTTGCTGCTCACGAACTCCTTCCGCTCGGCGCTGGTCGCGTGCCAGGCCCGCATCCCGCGCCGCGTCGGCTACGCCCGCGACGGACGCGGCTGGCTGCTCACGGACCGCTTGCGGCCCGTGCGGCGGGACGGGGATTTCGTGCCGAGTCCCGTGCTGCCGTACTACATCGCGCTGGCCGAGCGTATCGGCTGCCCGGTCGGCGACCGGCACCTGCGCCTGGGGATCACCCCCGCGCAGGAGCGCGCCGGGCAGGAGCTGTTGCAGCATTACGGACTGGACGACGGCCGGCCATACGCGCTGGTGAACCCGGGGGCGGCGTTTGGCGCCGCGAAATGCTGGCTACCGGAGCGTTTCGCCGAAGTGTGCGATCGGCTGGCCGAGCAGCACGGGCTGCGGGCAGTCCTTGTGGGGGCACCCGGTGAGGCAGCGTTGATGCGCACCATCGCCGGCCAAGCGCACACGCCGGTGATCTGCTGTGACCAGCCGGGCACGACCCTCGGCACGCTGAAGGTGCTGGCCCGCGGCGCGGCATTGTTGGTGTGCAACGACACCGGGCCGCGCCACTACGGCAGTGCGTTCGACGTGCCGACCGTGACGATCTTCGGCCCGACGCACCAGGAATGGACCGACACGGACTATGCGGGCGAGATCAAGCTCCAGGTGCCCGTGGAATGCGGCCCCTGTCAGCTCCGGGTGTGCCCACTGGACCTGCGTTGCATGACCGGGCTGACCACGGATATGGTGATGCACGCGGTGGCGGCGGTGCTGGCGCGGCGCCGCGGACCGCGCGACCAGACGACGACGGTGCCCGTGAACGTGAGGAGCGGGGCATGATGGGCACGGAAACCATGCGGAGCGACCCGGCGTACCGCGAGCGGCTGCGCGCCTGCGGCTTGGACTCGGTCGCCCGCATCCTCAGCCGCGTGGACGGGCGGGTCTCGGCTTGGAGCCGCACGACGGACACGCTGTACGTACCGGGTACGCAGGGCACGCCGGGCTTTTACGTGAAGCGCTACTTCTTCCCCACGTGGGTCAAGCGGCTGCGCGGCACGCTGCGCGGCACGTTTTTCGGCATGCACCGTGGCCAGGCCGAATACCGCGCGTTGAACGCCATGCGGGCGGTGGGCGTGCCCGCGGTGCGGCCGGTGGCTTACGGCGCCCGGCGCGTGGGCCACTTCCTGACCGCGTGCTTTCTGATCACCGAGGAAGTGCCCGAAGCACCGAACCTGACGGCGTTCGCGCTCGACGTGGCGGCCGGCCGGCGCGTGCTGTCGGCTGCCGGGCGCGCGGTCCTGCTCAGCACGCTCGCCGAGCAGCTCGCTGCCATGCACGCCGCCGGCTGCTCGCATGGCAACTTGTACTGGCGCAACGTGCTCGTCCGGTACGGCCCCGACGGCCGCCCGGAATTCTTCTTCCTGGACGCCCAGCCGCTGCGCGCGTGGCAGCGCCTCAGCCCGGGCGGCAACTGGTGGCTGCGCGAGCTGGCGCAGGTCACGGTGTCGGCCATGCCGTTCACGACGCGCACCGAACGGTTGCGTTTCATGCGGCACTACCTGGGGCCGACGCACCCGCCGGCGGACCTGAAGGCCCGGCTCCGGCAGATCGAACGCCTGGCCGGCACCTGGCACAAGCACGAGCTGCGTCGCATCCGCATGACGGACCTGTTCGAGGCCTGGAACCACCAGTTGGCCGACGAGGTCCGCCGATCCGCGGACAGCACCGCGCTGGGCGTGGCGGAGCCGGCGCGGTGACGCGCCGCGTCGCGGTCGCAGCGCACTGGGCGGAGCGCCTCGCGCACGCCGGGCTGCCGGATGTGACCGACCTGCTGGTGCGCTCGCCGGCCGCGCGGGGCGGGCTGGGGCGCTGGGAGGCACTAACCAAGCCAGGCCTCGGCGGCCGTGAACGTTGGCGCTGGGAGCTGAACGCCGCGGACGGGGCCGTCCTCTATGTCAAACGCTACACGCACACGCCGCTGAAAGAGCAGCTCGATCGTCTGCGGCGCCAGACCTGCCGCCACAGCCGGGCCTGGTGGGAGTACCAGCAGTCGGCCCGGCTCACGCGCCAGTATGTTCCCGTGGTGCAGGCCATCGCCGTGGCGGAAGACATGGATTTCGCACTCGAGCGGCGCAGCGTCGTGCTGTTCGAAGCTGTGCCCGGCGACGCCCTCGACCGCGTCTGGCGGCGCCTGACGGCGGCCGGCGCAGCGCTGACACGGGGGCCGGCGCGGCACGACCTGACGCGCCGCCTCGCGCGCTTCGTCTCGGCCTTTCACCAGTCCGGCGTATGTCACCGCGACCTGTACCTCTGTCACATCTTTGCGGATCTCGATCCCGCCGCCGGTCGGCCGCCGCGTTTTACGCTGATCGACCTGGCCCGCACGCACTGTCCGCGCCTGCGCCGCACGCGCTGGCTGCTCAAGGATCTGGCCCAACTCGATGCCTCCGCCCGCGCGGTCGCCGCCACGCGCACCGACCGCTTGCGCTTCCTGTGCACCTACCTGGGCCTGGCGGCCGGTGCCCCGCGCGTGCGCTGGTACGCCCGCCGGATCGCCCGCTGGAGCAACCGCATCCTGCGCCGGATCGCCCGCCAGGCACAGCGGGCCGCCGCGAGAGGACCCGCCGCATGAAGGTGGCCATCGTTCAGCAGCAAGTGGACGTACGTCGCGGCGGCGCCGAGACGTCCACGGTGGAAATGGCCCGCCAGCTCGCCGCGCTGGGGCTGGATGTGACCGTGGTCTGCGCGGGGCAGACGGCGCGCCCCTTCGTGGAGCACAACGTCACGTTTCTGCCCGTGGTGTGCGCCGGCCTGACGCGCGCGCTGCGGACGTATCGCTTCGTGCAGGCTGCCCGGGCGCTGTGCCATGCCGAGCATTTCGACATCGTGCACGCGATCACGCCCTGCCTCGCGGCCAACGTGTACCAGCCGCGCGGCGGGACGTACGCCGAGACCATGGCCCGCAGCCTGGCGCCGGTCCGCTGGCCGGTCTGGCGCCAGCTCAAGCAACTGGGCCGGCGCTTCAATGTCAGTCAGCGGTTTCTCGCACGAGTTGAGCGGCTGCTGCTCGGCAAGTATCAGCAGCGCGTTCACGTGGCCGCCATCTCGGACTACGTGCGGCGGCAGGTTGAAGTCGGCCACGGCTTCCCGGCTGCGCGCGTCCGGGTCGTGTTCAACGGGGTGGAGGTGGTCCCGCTCAGTCCGCCGGAGCGGGCCGCGGAGCGCGCCCGCCGCCGCGCGGAGCTGGGCCTGGTGCACGATGCCCCGCTGGTGCTGTTCGCGGCCCACAATTTCCGGCTCAAGGGCCTGGCCGAGCTGGTGCGCGCCATGGCCGCGGCCCAGCCCGGACGCTGGACGCTGGCCGTGCTCGGGCGCGACGATCCGCACTACTACCGCGGACTGGCCCGCCGGCTGGGCATCGCGACGCGCGTGCGCTTCATCGGCGCCCAGGCCGCGATCCGCAGTTGGTACGCGGCAGCGGACGCGCTGGCGCACCCGACCTGGTATGACCCGTGCAGCCGCGTGGCGCTCGAAGCCCTGGCCCTGGGGCTGCCGGTGGTCACGACGCGCTACAACGGGGCGGCAGAGATCATGCAGCCAGGGCGACACGGGCTGGTCGTGGACGAGCCGGACAATATCTCTGCGCTGGCCGCGGCACTGGAGGACGTGCTGCGCCCCGAGTTGCGCGCCGCCTGCCGCGCCGATGCGCCACGCCTGCACGCCCAGCTCTCGATGGCCCGCCACGCGCGCGAGTTGCGCGCCTTCTACGAGCATGTGCTGGCTACGCGGTGAAGCCTACTCGGCCAGTGCCTGGCGCAGGGCCGTGATTAGCGCGACCAGCGATTCGCGGGGGTGCAGCGCGTAGAAGTACTCACGGTCGAGTGCGATCCGGTCCAGCCGCCACTGGCTCTCCAGCGTCTGGACGCGCTGGTCGTATTCCGCGACGCGCCATGGATCGGTCTCCAGCATTTGCTCATTGACGCGGCGCAGCTCGCGAAACAGCACGCGCCGGCCGGCCCGGTCGCGCGGCTGGCGGGCGCGCCGCTCCGCGGA from Phycisphaerae bacterium includes these protein-coding regions:
- a CDS encoding TlyA family rRNA (cytidine-2'-O)-methyltransferase, whose translation is MARPLARGRVHPLRQRPLGCGQTGQTLSMSDAAAQYVSRAGLKLAAALQAFKLDVRDWVCTDFGSHVGGFVDCLLQHGAAKVYAVEPGYGVLDYRLRRDPRVVTCERTNALHYVCPEPCALVTIDVGWTPQRLILPAARRCLQPGTGCVVTLIKPQYEAPSEWLYAGVLPPERQDDTLATCRADIRGLGWEIAGELESPLRGQGGNTEYLWWLRGA
- the waaF gene encoding lipopolysaccharide heptosyltransferase II, with translation MSSTATADSFRRLLVVIPNWVGDVVLATPVLAALRARYTHARITYLMRRYVAEIVDGGGWHDAAVHWPEGRGLTREVRTLRLAGRLNRERFEVALLLTNSFRSALVACQARIPRRVGYARDGRGWLLTDRLRPVRRDGDFVPSPVLPYYIALAERIGCPVGDRHLRLGITPAQERAGQELLQHYGLDDGRPYALVNPGAAFGAAKCWLPERFAEVCDRLAEQHGLRAVLVGAPGEAALMRTIAGQAHTPVICCDQPGTTLGTLKVLARGAALLVCNDTGPRHYGSAFDVPTVTIFGPTHQEWTDTDYAGEIKLQVPVECGPCQLRVCPLDLRCMTGLTTDMVMHAVAAVLARRRGPRDQTTTVPVNVRSGA
- a CDS encoding glycosyltransferase family 4 protein; protein product: MKVAIVQQQVDVRRGGAETSTVEMARQLAALGLDVTVVCAGQTARPFVEHNVTFLPVVCAGLTRALRTYRFVQAARALCHAEHFDIVHAITPCLAANVYQPRGGTYAETMARSLAPVRWPVWRQLKQLGRRFNVSQRFLARVERLLLGKYQQRVHVAAISDYVRRQVEVGHGFPAARVRVVFNGVEVVPLSPPERAAERARRRAELGLVHDAPLVLFAAHNFRLKGLAELVRAMAAAQPGRWTLAVLGRDDPHYYRGLARRLGIATRVRFIGAQAAIRSWYAAADALAHPTWYDPCSRVALEALALGLPVVTTRYNGAAEIMQPGRHGLVVDEPDNISALAAALEDVLRPELRAACRADAPRLHAQLSMARHARELRAFYEHVLATR